The Oxobacter pfennigii region GGATATATTCCGGGCATCCAACACCCATTTTAGAACCATCCTTGCATTGCTCACTCCATCCCAAGCGGTATGTCTGGTTATTCTCCCTCACAACATCTGTTAATACTGTAATGCGCCCCATATACCTAAAACCATGCTTGATAAAGTGGAAAACTGTTAAGTCGCTGAATGGGTCTAATGTCGGCATACCGTCACCTGTGGCATTGCCAAAGAGTATCCTATCTTTTACATGTATGGCTGCTATCCTGCCCGGCTTTAAGGTCCTGTAACACTCCGGAGTTAAATAATCCATTTGCTTAAAAAAGTTATCATTTCCCGGATTATGTCCAAAGTCATTGTAGCTTGCAGTATACTCATAATGGTTACCAAAGGGTATTGATGTATGTATCAGGCCGAAATAATTATCCGGTACTTGCTGCATTTCAAGGATGCAATCATTATTCACGGCCATAAAATGTTTGCCTTTAACTTCCGTTCTTTTCACCCCCATTGTTCTTTTCAATTTTTCAATTAAGTTTGTATTTGATAAGCCATATTTACGGATAATCTCCGTCATCTTAGCTGTCAGGTAATCATGTTGCTCCCACTTTTTAAGCAAAGCCTGCAGGATTTGCCGCTCACTCTCGGTGGATATGATATCTATGATGACCTGCTCAGTTTGTAAAAATCGGTATATCCTGTGTATGGCCTGTATAAAGTCATTAAACTCATAGTCTATGCCTGCAAATATTGCCCTGTGACAATGCCGTTGGAAGTTACAGCCTTGGCCGGATATTTCTTTTTTAGTAGCAAGCAGCTTTGTTTTGCCGTTTGAAAAGTCAATTACTCTTTTCTCTCGTATGTCGTAATCCAAGCTGCCGTAAACCTCCACAGCCTCAGGCAGAGCCTTTTTTATAGCATGTCGTTCAGCCTCCAGGTCATGCCAAAGTATAAAATGTTCATCCGGATTGGCATTTACTATCTCCGCCATTTTAGCCACTCTGGAGCCTATGCTTTCCCTTTTCTCCCTTGCTTCATCTTGCAAGGATAAAGCCGCATCTCTTATAAGCTTTACCTGACCGTCTTTATCGGTACCTGCCGTTGTATGATCCACAGGTATTTCATGGTATCTTATATTAAGTGGAGGCAAGTCATATCCCTCATCTGAGTATCCTAAATCTGACGGCTTGGTTATAAATAACGCCCAGCTACTCACCCATAGCCAGAATTCGTTTTCCTTGTGCGGATATAGGGTTAAATTATTGGCCTTGGTGCTATCACGCTGAAAGAACCGTGTTAAGGCTTGCCCGGTATCCATGATTTCAAGGAACCCTGCATAATGAATAAGCTCTTTGATTTTATTTGGTGAAGGTGTTGCCGTTGATACAAGCTTAAAAGGCACACCTTTAAATTTATTTAGAAAAGTCTGATATGTCTTGCTGCCATAGCTCCGTAATACGGATGCTTCATCCAGGGATACAGCCGTAAAGTATTTTGGGTCAATGTCCCCATCCCTTACGCGCTCATAGTTTGTCATAAGTATAGGTGCATCTGTGGATTTAACCTCTGCCATTGTACGGACATACACAGGAGGGTCAATCCTTAAAAGGTGTACTGCATCGTGTGTAAATTCCTGCTTTACTCCAAGCGGTAAGATTATAAGAGCCTGCCCCCCCATACGTTTAACAATAATGCGGCACCACTCCAGCTCCTGAGCTGTTTTACCTAAGCCGAAAGCTTCAAACAGTCCTCTTTTGCCGCCCTTTACAGCCCATATAACTGCATCCTTTTGATGTGGCTTAAGTATCGGATTTACTTCATCCGGTGATATTTCAAAGCCTGTATCCTTAGCTATATCTATTTTTGATTGTAAAAATTCAATATAATTCATTCTGCCCTCCTATTCCATGCTGCTATTGATTCCTCAACTGTCTCCTTTATGGCACTTGATAACCCACATTCGGGGCATATCACATAGCCCCACTCGTTAAGTTCTGCAGGAGCTCCACAGCATGGGCACGGTTTTAAATCTGTATCCATAAGTCTTATTCCTCTAAAAAGTTTGATTTTTTAAAACTTTTGATTTATAATAATTTTGAACTCTTTACATAGCCCTCTTAGATGGGGCCTTTTTTATTGCTCTTAAGCCTTCCCATGTCGGCTCCCGGCCTGATGCACTGCAAAAGTCAATGTAAGCTTTTAACGCTCTTATGCTCAATCAAATCACCGCCTCGCATTTATCAACTATCTCCTGCACTGTTTTTTTGCCAAGCAATCTTACTAAGGCTTTAACCAGACTCTCTCCCGAAAAGGAGCGTAGAATATATAACACTGCATGGTCCACATTAACCCATTCCACTTTATCACCGCCTTTCACACTTTCTTTTTTTCTGCTCCTGCACCTTGGGCAGACATAACCGGATTTAGGGACCTGCTGATATATGCTTATATTCCAGTGCTTTTTACAGCATGTACAGCGTGCGGTCATATTGAGTACCTCCTTTGAATTTTATATACTTGTCCATTCTTATCATTGATGGTAATATTTTTAAAAGGATGGTGTTTAATGTGTATTTTTATAATAGTAAAATTGGTTTAATGCAAATAAATCTAGATAAAGTAACAAACAGATTCATTTTGATTATTAATAACGTTTGTTACGGCACTTATCACTCAGCTAAAGCAACTGCAGATGATGTATATATTCATACCACTAGTTGTGACGAATGGGATATGCTGGATGGTGAAGTATATAATGTGCCTGATGATATAAACGGATGGGTTAAAAAACTTTACTGATTATCCGATATTTTCCTTATATGATGCATTATCCTTATCGCATCGCCTAAAGCATAGATTGCTACTGTATCAACTGTTTCTCCACTTTTAACTTTTTCAAGTGATTCTTGTACATAATCAAGATAGGTAAGTATAAAAGCCTCAATTTTTTCATTTATTTTTTCCACTCTCATCACCTCCTACATTTCTCTGTTTCTTAACTCCCTCAAATGGTAAAATCTATATTAAGGGAGGTGTACAATTGAAAGATATAAATAAGTTAGATTATGAGTTAATATCAATAATAAATAATTTAAAACATACTAACGTATCAACAAATTCTGCTTACAATGCTCCTATTGATAAGCAAAACCTAGAAAATTTAAAGTTAGAAATAGCAAACGCTTTGACCGACTTTAAAAATGCAATCATCAAATATTTGTCAGAATAATTACTGGTGCCGTTAGTAGCAGCTGACGGCATCTTCTATTTTGAACGTATTACACAATTTATAAGATTGCAGATCTGATTTACTATGTTAATCGCATTATTTACTTTTAATTCAATCTGAATGTTGGCATTTACATTATCTGACTGCAAGTTCTGTAAAACTTTAATTTGCTCATCTATCACTGTTTTATGGTCCATTCCCTCACCTCCTTAAATGGCTTGTACACCGGTAAAGGCTTACATTCCAAGACTTTTTACAGTTTGTGCAACGCGTGGTCATTTAGATGCCCTCCTTTGGCCAAGATAAAATCAAGTCTCCTATTTCATATGCGGCCTTAGTATTATCTAAATAGTCAATTATAACAATTTCTGGATTACTGCTAGTGTAGGCTACTAATCGTTCTCCTTTAAAAAAATCTAAGTAACCATTATTTACTTCAACGCTGTCAGGATAAGCAATTACGCATCCTTTTCTTGTTGATAGACGGATTTTTGGCATGCCGTATTTTTCAATATTTTCTTTAATTTCATCAATGGTTAAGGTTTCTTCCTGTTTCTGCTGTTCAGCCATTCTTTCACCTCCTTCTAGGCTTGTACATAGTTAGCTTATTAAGGCCTTACGCCTTTCTTTCGCTTCTTAGTTTGTTCATCAAGGCTTCTAACTGTATTGGCGTTAGCATTCTTTTGAGGATGTCGAGTGTAATCCTGGCTTGTGTGTCCTCAATTTCTGCCATTGCATCCGGATTATCCGGATATTCAAAAATTACTTTTATTGCCATGGTCTCTCCCTTTCACTCATATTTGAAGATTAGGATGTTATTATTTGCTACATATTATTCATACTGCTTGTACATTTTTATAAAGCAGCATCTGCTTCTAAGAAAGTTTTATGTACGTCTTTAAGCAACTTTTTAAGTATGTCCATCTTTTTAGTAAGATTTTCAACTTCCCCCTCGAGCTCAATTTCCTTTGATGTTTTGCCATACTTTAAAAAATTGGTATACTCATCTACATCCCTTTGGGAGCACCTTAGTTCGTTGCCGACGAGGAAACCATTTAATTTTTTCCTCTCAAATTCTTTTTTTATAGTTACAGTGGTTACATTAAACATTGCAGCAAGTTCTTTAGCTGTATAATATTTGAA contains the following coding sequences:
- a CDS encoding DNA methyltransferase — its product is MNYIEFLQSKIDIAKDTGFEISPDEVNPILKPHQKDAVIWAVKGGKRGLFEAFGLGKTAQELEWCRIIVKRMGGQALIILPLGVKQEFTHDAVHLLRIDPPVYVRTMAEVKSTDAPILMTNYERVRDGDIDPKYFTAVSLDEASVLRSYGSKTYQTFLNKFKGVPFKLVSTATPSPNKIKELIHYAGFLEIMDTGQALTRFFQRDSTKANNLTLYPHKENEFWLWVSSWALFITKPSDLGYSDEGYDLPPLNIRYHEIPVDHTTAGTDKDGQVKLIRDAALSLQDEAREKRESIGSRVAKMAEIVNANPDEHFILWHDLEAERHAIKKALPEAVEVYGSLDYDIREKRVIDFSNGKTKLLATKKEISGQGCNFQRHCHRAIFAGIDYEFNDFIQAIHRIYRFLQTEQVIIDIISTESERQILQALLKKWEQHDYLTAKMTEIIRKYGLSNTNLIEKLKRTMGVKRTEVKGKHFMAVNNDCILEMQQVPDNYFGLIHTSIPFGNHYEYTASYNDFGHNPGNDNFFKQMDYLTPECYRTLKPGRIAAIHVKDRILFGNATGDGMPTLDPFSDLTVFHFIKHGFRYMGRITVLTDVVRENNQTYRLGWSEQCKDGSKMGVGCPEYILLFRKLPSDTSKAYADEPVTKTKEEYTRAQWQIDAHSFYRTSGDRLLTKAELEAMPVDKLQAAYRKYSRGTVYNYKEHVELAKKLDFDGKLPASFMVVAPGSWDDTIWDDINRMKTLNTSQSQKRLQMHVCPLQIDIVERIINRYSNKEDIVCDPFGGLMTVPVTAVKMGREGYGIELNTDYFRDGVGYLKAADMEVDMPTLFDFLNLKEA
- a CDS encoding Lar family restriction alleviation protein, which translates into the protein MDTDLKPCPCCGAPAELNEWGYVICPECGLSSAIKETVEESIAAWNRRAE
- a CDS encoding helix-turn-helix domain-containing protein is translated as MDFKYYTAKELAAMFNVTTVTIKKEFERKKLNGFLVGNELRCSQRDVDEYTNFLKYGKTSKEIELEGEVENLTKKMDILKKLLKDVHKTFLEADAAL